A stretch of the Sulfurimonas sp. HSL3-1 genome encodes the following:
- a CDS encoding DUF5671 domain-containing protein, with amino-acid sequence MAAVSEELSNFIREALQQGLGRPEIEKVLLEAGWMKEEVAHGLGKFADVDFPIPVPKPKPYLSAMEAFLYLLLFAALYMSAYNLGSLLFNIIALVLPDPALTGRGDMEAWIERGIRWDISMLLIAFPLYLYMSYLISRSYRRDPLGRASKIRKWLTYVTLFIVSGFIVGDLAVLIFNLLGGEMTLRFFLKFLVVGIIAGTIFGYYLWDLRKEEKEQ; translated from the coding sequence ATGGCGGCTGTCTCTGAAGAACTGTCGAATTTTATCCGGGAGGCCCTGCAGCAGGGGCTCGGGCGCCCGGAGATCGAAAAGGTCCTGCTCGAAGCCGGATGGATGAAGGAGGAGGTCGCGCACGGACTCGGGAAATTCGCCGACGTCGATTTTCCGATCCCGGTGCCGAAACCAAAACCCTATCTCTCGGCGATGGAAGCTTTTCTCTACCTGCTGCTTTTTGCCGCACTCTATATGAGCGCTTACAACCTGGGAAGCCTGCTCTTCAATATCATTGCCCTGGTGCTGCCCGATCCGGCACTGACGGGCAGGGGGGATATGGAAGCGTGGATAGAACGCGGTATCCGCTGGGACATCTCCATGCTGCTCATCGCCTTTCCGCTCTATCTCTATATGAGCTATCTGATCAGCCGCTCCTACCGGCGAGACCCGCTTGGGCGCGCGTCAAAGATACGCAAATGGCTGACCTACGTGACGCTGTTCATCGTTTCCGGGTTTATCGTCGGCGACCTGGCCGTTTTGATCTTCAACCTTCTAGGCGGGGAAATGACGCTGCGTTTCTTCCTGAAATTTCTGGTCGTCGGCATTATTGCCGGGACGATCTTCGGCTACTACCTGTGGGACCTCCGTAAAGAGGAGAAAGAGCAATGA
- the htpG gene encoding molecular chaperone HtpG, which yields MAKHQFQTEINQLLQLMIHSLYSNKEIFLRELVSNASDALDKLNMLHLTDDAYKGIAFTPRVDIAIDKEAKTLTVSDTGIGMNDEDLVAHLGTIAKSGTKAFLENLSGDAKKDSQLIGQFGVGFYAAFMVADKIEVVTKKAGEEQAYKWISAGDGEFDIEPAEKEGNGTSITLFLKDEDEEFLETYRIENIIKKYSNHIPFPIFMDKENFIPAERDDEGNETKPSSTEIKNEQINKASALWTLSKSDISDDEYKEFYSSLSHDSGEPITWLHHKAEGAIEYTTLFYIPSKAPMDLYRVDYQPGVKLYINRVFITDDDKELMPTYLRFLRGVIDSADLPLNVSREILQSNPVMNKIQNASVKKVLSELAKLKKKDAEKYDAFYSEFGNVIKEGLYSDFGNREKILELLKFNTLNSNEQTDIESFVTKVDETKKEIYYISGKMSLQMLKNSPQLERFKAKGIDVLILNDEIDTIVFPMVTEYKEYKFVNVSDAQFEESEEEKKADEETAKAFESLVGAMTEALGDKVSKVEVTTDLTDSPVCLKIDKEDPNYQMAQMMKQMGGGMGMEIPDIKPILQINPKHELLEKLNGTSDVNLVNDAAFVLLDQAKLFEGAELDDTAGFIARMNRIMSKAL from the coding sequence ATGGCAAAACATCAGTTCCAGACCGAAATCAACCAGCTGCTTCAGCTGATGATCCACTCGCTCTATTCCAACAAAGAGATTTTTCTGCGCGAGCTCGTCTCCAACGCCTCCGACGCCCTCGACAAGCTCAACATGCTGCACCTGACCGACGATGCCTATAAAGGGATCGCCTTCACGCCGCGTGTCGATATCGCGATAGATAAAGAGGCCAAGACCCTGACCGTCAGCGACACCGGAATCGGGATGAACGACGAGGACCTCGTCGCCCACCTCGGCACCATCGCCAAATCCGGTACCAAAGCCTTCCTGGAAAACCTCTCCGGCGACGCGAAAAAAGACAGCCAGCTTATCGGCCAGTTCGGTGTAGGCTTTTACGCCGCCTTCATGGTCGCCGACAAGATCGAAGTCGTCACCAAGAAAGCGGGCGAGGAGCAGGCGTACAAATGGATCTCCGCGGGCGACGGCGAGTTCGATATCGAACCGGCTGAAAAAGAGGGTAACGGTACCAGCATCACCCTCTTCCTCAAGGACGAAGACGAGGAGTTCCTCGAGACGTACCGTATCGAGAACATCATCAAGAAGTACTCCAACCACATCCCTTTCCCAATCTTTATGGACAAGGAGAACTTCATTCCGGCCGAACGCGACGACGAAGGCAACGAAACCAAACCGTCCAGCACGGAGATCAAGAACGAGCAGATCAACAAGGCCTCTGCGCTCTGGACGCTCTCCAAATCCGACATCAGCGATGACGAGTACAAAGAGTTTTACAGTTCACTGTCGCACGACTCCGGCGAGCCTATCACCTGGCTGCACCACAAGGCCGAAGGTGCGATCGAGTACACGACCCTCTTCTACATCCCGTCCAAGGCGCCGATGGACCTCTACCGCGTCGACTACCAGCCGGGCGTGAAGCTCTACATCAACCGCGTCTTCATCACCGACGACGACAAAGAGCTGATGCCGACCTATCTGCGCTTCCTGCGCGGGGTGATCGACAGTGCCGATCTGCCGCTCAACGTCAGCCGCGAGATCCTGCAGTCCAACCCGGTCATGAACAAGATCCAGAACGCCTCCGTCAAGAAGGTGCTCAGCGAGCTTGCCAAACTGAAGAAGAAAGACGCCGAGAAATACGACGCCTTCTACAGTGAGTTCGGCAACGTCATCAAAGAGGGGCTCTACAGCGACTTCGGCAACCGTGAAAAGATCCTCGAGCTGCTGAAGTTCAACACCTTGAACTCCAACGAGCAGACGGACATCGAATCCTTCGTCACCAAAGTCGATGAGACGAAGAAGGAGATCTACTACATCAGCGGCAAAATGAGCCTCCAAATGCTCAAAAACTCACCGCAACTCGAGCGCTTTAAGGCAAAAGGAATCGACGTTCTCATCCTCAACGACGAGATCGACACTATCGTCTTCCCGATGGTCACGGAGTACAAAGAGTACAAGTTTGTCAACGTCTCCGATGCCCAGTTCGAGGAGAGTGAAGAGGAGAAAAAAGCGGATGAAGAGACGGCAAAAGCCTTTGAGAGCCTCGTCGGTGCGATGACGGAGGCCCTTGGCGACAAGGTCTCGAAGGTCGAAGTCACCACGGACCTCACGGACTCGCCGGTCTGCCTCAAGATCGACAAAGAGGATCCGAACTACCAGATGGCCCAGATGATGAAACAGATGGGCGGCGGCATGGGGATGGAGATCCCGGATATCAAACCGATCCTCCAGATCAACCCGAAACACGAGCTGCTCGAAAAACTCAACGGTACGTCTGACGTCAACCTCGTCAACGACGCCGCGTTCGTCCTGCTGGACCAGGCGAAACTCTTCGAAGGTGCCGAACTCGACGACACCGCCGGTTTCATCGCCCGGATGAACCGCATTATGAGCAAAGCGCTGTAA
- the truA gene encoding tRNA pseudouridine(38-40) synthase TruA → MRIKLTLSYNGSRFSGSQSQTETGNTVMGVLHQALTRLGISAKPIASGRTDAGVHAFRQVVHLDLPRHWSDLAKLRRALAHQLPASIGIRRLEPAKEDFHARFSARRRVYRYIMSDLPSNPFEAELVTFTPPLELERINNAMRLFEGEHDFEYFKKTGSDVKHYVRTVYKAFAYRRRGYTILYFEANGYLRSQIRMMADAVLKVNSGEMSLTQLQEQIDVKTRHSTDLAPAAGLYLSKIIY, encoded by the coding sequence ATGCGCATCAAACTGACTCTCAGCTATAACGGCAGCCGCTTCTCCGGCTCCCAAAGCCAAACGGAGACGGGCAACACCGTTATGGGGGTGCTCCATCAGGCGCTCACGCGCCTCGGCATCTCTGCCAAACCGATCGCGTCGGGCCGTACCGACGCGGGTGTCCACGCTTTCCGCCAGGTCGTGCATCTCGACCTGCCGCGCCACTGGAGCGATCTGGCCAAACTCCGCCGCGCCCTCGCCCACCAGCTTCCCGCCTCCATCGGCATCCGCCGGCTTGAACCGGCCAAAGAAGACTTCCACGCCCGTTTCAGCGCACGCCGGCGCGTCTACCGCTACATCATGAGCGACCTTCCTTCCAACCCCTTTGAAGCGGAGCTCGTCACCTTCACTCCGCCCCTGGAGCTGGAACGGATCAATAACGCCATGCGCCTTTTCGAGGGCGAGCACGACTTCGAATATTTCAAAAAGACCGGTTCCGACGTGAAACACTATGTTCGCACCGTCTACAAAGCCTTCGCCTACCGCCGCAGGGGCTACACCATCCTCTACTTCGAGGCCAACGGCTACCTCCGCTCGCAGATCCGGATGATGGCCGACGCCGTCCTGAAGGTCAACAGCGGCGAAATGAGCCTCACACAGCTGCAGGAGCAGATCGACGTCAAAACGCGCCACAGCACCGACCTCGCCCCCGCCGCCGGACTCTACCTCTCGAAGATCATCTACTGA
- a CDS encoding LptF/LptG family permease — MHKLRRYILSTFGLLFFSIFLPLFSIASVIFLIKLASYTAVIQLNLWEMFKLYLFILPEILFYTLPITFFVAAALSLFRLSTDNEMVVVFALGIKPTFILYTLMKPAALLSLLLIFDFFVLFPHTTVLSTNFVRYKQSEANFNLQASEFGHNFGDWLLYIGKAHKDRSYGDVVLFHKEEKEEILIQAEKAEVLNNKGVLRLKLTNGQGYSYTDEKLTQMQFEAMMINNVMQTELRPYNSPIDFWLDPERRKNKIRMFITDILLSLFPVAGLFAALSIGIAHVRHQKGFVYLWLFASMLFYYSGTTGLQKALGFYTIPAVFFSWLFVTYIIYRRRIRARF; from the coding sequence ATGCATAAACTGCGCCGCTACATCCTGAGCACCTTCGGCCTGCTCTTTTTCTCGATCTTCCTGCCGCTCTTCTCCATCGCGTCGGTGATTTTCCTGATCAAGCTCGCCAGCTATACCGCGGTCATCCAGCTCAACCTCTGGGAGATGTTCAAACTCTACCTTTTCATCCTCCCCGAAATCCTCTTTTACACCCTGCCCATTACCTTTTTTGTCGCCGCGGCCCTCTCGCTCTTCCGCCTCTCGACCGACAATGAGATGGTCGTCGTCTTCGCCCTGGGGATAAAACCCACCTTTATCCTCTATACGCTTATGAAGCCGGCGGCGCTGCTGAGCCTGCTGCTGATCTTCGATTTTTTCGTCCTCTTCCCCCATACGACGGTCCTCTCGACCAATTTCGTCCGCTACAAGCAGAGCGAAGCGAACTTCAACCTCCAGGCCTCCGAGTTCGGGCACAATTTCGGCGACTGGCTGCTCTACATCGGCAAGGCCCACAAAGACCGCAGCTACGGCGACGTCGTTCTCTTCCACAAAGAGGAGAAAGAGGAGATCCTTATCCAGGCGGAGAAAGCCGAGGTTCTCAACAACAAAGGCGTTCTCCGCCTGAAGCTGACCAACGGCCAGGGCTACAGCTATACTGACGAAAAGCTGACCCAGATGCAGTTTGAGGCGATGATGATCAACAACGTCATGCAGACGGAGTTGCGCCCCTACAACAGTCCCATCGACTTCTGGCTCGACCCCGAGCGGCGCAAGAACAAGATCCGGATGTTCATCACCGATATCCTGCTCTCCCTCTTCCCCGTCGCGGGCCTCTTCGCGGCCCTTTCCATCGGGATCGCCCACGTACGGCACCAAAAAGGGTTCGTCTACCTCTGGCTCTTCGCCTCCATGCTCTTTTACTATTCAGGAACGACGGGCCTGCAAAAAGCGTTGGGCTTTTACACGATCCCGGCCGTCTTCTTCAGCTGGCTCTTTGTCACCTACATCATCTACCGCAGACGCATCCGGGCACGATTCTAA
- a CDS encoding prepilin peptidase, which translates to MMFWTTLVLVALFGALFGSFLNVVIYRIPRGESVVFPASHCPHCGTNLKPWHNVPVLSWLMLRGRCAFCGVPISAQYPLIELLSAAIAAALYLKLGLSAAMIGITGVFLTLLALLVIDFYYKMVPDSLNLLALTLAVVSTWSPQMLAENLKNALIFAGGFALLRFYVSYYLFIKIKRMSPNLKKASWVRNYNTIPAVVEAMGEGDIMIGATMGALLGVQLGLAAVFLSALLALPAMLLTRNETDASKQLPFIPFLAMATWIVYIFDTPIARWMEAFYA; encoded by the coding sequence ATGATGTTTTGGACCACCCTCGTACTCGTTGCCCTGTTCGGAGCGCTCTTCGGCTCTTTTCTCAACGTTGTCATCTACCGCATCCCCCGGGGCGAGAGCGTTGTCTTTCCCGCATCGCACTGCCCGCACTGCGGGACCAACCTCAAGCCGTGGCATAACGTTCCCGTCCTCTCCTGGCTCATGCTGCGCGGCCGCTGTGCCTTCTGTGGTGTTCCCATCAGCGCCCAGTACCCGCTGATCGAGCTGCTCAGCGCCGCCATCGCCGCCGCGCTCTACCTCAAGCTCGGTCTCTCCGCTGCCATGATCGGGATTACGGGGGTTTTTCTGACCCTGCTCGCCCTGCTGGTCATCGACTTTTACTACAAGATGGTCCCCGACAGCCTGAACCTGCTGGCCCTGACCCTGGCCGTCGTGAGTACCTGGTCGCCGCAGATGCTGGCGGAGAACCTGAAAAACGCCCTCATTTTCGCCGGGGGATTCGCTCTGCTGCGCTTTTACGTCTCCTACTACCTCTTTATCAAGATCAAGCGCATGAGCCCCAACCTGAAAAAGGCATCCTGGGTCCGGAACTACAACACCATACCGGCCGTCGTCGAGGCGATGGGCGAAGGCGACATCATGATCGGTGCAACGATGGGGGCGCTGCTGGGAGTGCAGCTCGGCCTGGCGGCCGTCTTTCTCTCCGCCCTGCTTGCCCTGCCGGCGATGCTGCTGACACGCAACGAGACCGACGCCAGCAAGCAGCTGCCGTTCATCCCGTTCCTGGCGATGGCAACCTGGATCGTCTACATTTTCGATACACCGATCGCGCGCTGGATGGAAGCCTTCTATGCATAA
- a CDS encoding di-trans,poly-cis-decaprenylcistransferase, translating into MSNLPRHVAIIMDGNGRWAQQQKLARIKGHERGVETIRDIITFAAHHEEIAMLTLYAFSTENWKRPKAEVSFLMKLLSRYLKKELPVYLEHDVRFKAIGDLSGFSASLQAQIRTTETETAHCTGLTQFMALNYGAKDEIVRSVKALQDDGIEVTEETLNGALDAPEPVDLLIRTGGDHRLSNFLLWQAAYAELFFTRTLWPDFTPVELQSIIDQFKSVERRFGGL; encoded by the coding sequence ATGAGCAATCTGCCCCGCCACGTCGCGATCATTATGGACGGCAACGGCCGCTGGGCGCAACAGCAGAAACTGGCCCGCATCAAAGGGCATGAGCGCGGCGTCGAAACGATCCGCGACATCATCACCTTCGCCGCCCACCACGAAGAGATTGCAATGCTCACGCTCTATGCCTTCAGCACCGAAAACTGGAAACGCCCCAAAGCCGAAGTGAGCTTCCTGATGAAGCTGCTCTCCCGGTACCTGAAAAAAGAGTTGCCTGTCTACCTTGAACACGATGTGCGTTTCAAGGCGATCGGAGACCTTTCGGGGTTTTCAGCCTCCCTCCAGGCACAGATCCGTACGACGGAAACGGAGACGGCACACTGTACCGGACTGACACAGTTTATGGCACTCAATTACGGTGCGAAGGATGAGATCGTCAGAAGCGTAAAAGCGCTGCAAGACGATGGGATTGAAGTCACCGAAGAGACACTAAACGGCGCGCTTGACGCCCCCGAACCCGTCGACCTGCTTATCCGCACCGGGGGCGACCACCGCCTCTCCAACTTTCTGCTGTGGCAGGCGGCCTATGCGGAGCTCTTTTTTACCCGCACGCTCTGGCCCGATTTCACGCCCGTTGAGCTGCAAAGCATTATCGACCAGTTCAAATCGGTCGAGCGCCGTTTCGGAGGATTATGA
- the coaBC gene encoding bifunctional phosphopantothenoylcysteine decarboxylase/phosphopantothenate--cysteine ligase CoaBC: MIIPSDLLAGKRILLGVSGSIAAYKALELVRLYVKAGAEVKVVMTDAAKRFVTPLSFETLSRNEVLHSENESWASRHNHIQSAEDADLMVIAPASANTIAKLANAIADNLLLQCALAFPGVKLLAPSANTNMIKHPITQANLKMLGVANYEIVKTQTKELACQTTGDGAMAEPLELFWQSARLLLRNDYWTNRRVIVTGGGTVERLDDVRYLSNFSSGKMASALATALYLRGADVNLIATRFDDGLPSSMHTLDVEGSEEMAEYLTDSIRVAKKGLMSKPSLITDEPIHLIQKTPYLFMAAAVSDYVPAHPQQGKLKKEALGTAWSPELVQNRDLIGSVDKEGIKSVAFKAEFDESSALANAKKALSSKNVDAVCLNVLSTSQGFGSDDNAITFISEKGETVLPRSSKLAISLRVLDEAEAL; encoded by the coding sequence ATGATCATCCCCTCCGACCTTCTCGCGGGCAAGCGGATCCTCCTCGGCGTCAGCGGCTCCATCGCCGCCTACAAAGCGCTCGAACTCGTGCGCCTCTACGTCAAAGCCGGCGCGGAGGTCAAGGTCGTCATGACCGATGCCGCGAAACGGTTCGTGACGCCGCTCAGCTTTGAAACCCTCAGCCGCAACGAGGTGCTGCACAGCGAAAACGAATCGTGGGCCAGCCGCCACAACCATATCCAGAGTGCCGAGGATGCGGACCTGATGGTCATCGCCCCCGCCAGCGCCAACACCATCGCCAAGCTCGCCAACGCCATCGCGGACAACCTCCTGCTGCAGTGCGCCTTGGCCTTCCCGGGCGTCAAGCTGCTGGCCCCTTCGGCCAACACCAACATGATCAAGCACCCCATCACCCAGGCCAACCTGAAGATGCTCGGCGTCGCCAATTACGAGATCGTCAAAACCCAGACCAAGGAGCTTGCCTGCCAGACAACCGGGGACGGGGCGATGGCCGAACCGCTGGAGCTCTTTTGGCAGAGCGCGCGGCTGCTGCTGCGCAACGACTACTGGACCAACCGCCGCGTCATCGTCACCGGCGGCGGTACCGTCGAGCGCCTCGACGACGTCCGATACCTCTCCAACTTCTCCAGCGGGAAGATGGCCTCCGCCCTGGCCACGGCGCTCTACCTTCGCGGTGCGGACGTCAACCTGATCGCGACCCGTTTCGATGACGGCCTCCCCTCGAGCATGCACACCCTCGACGTCGAAGGGAGCGAAGAGATGGCTGAATACCTCACCGACTCCATCCGCGTCGCCAAAAAGGGGCTGATGAGCAAACCCTCGCTTATTACCGACGAACCGATCCACCTGATCCAGAAGACCCCCTACCTTTTCATGGCCGCCGCCGTCAGCGACTACGTCCCGGCCCACCCCCAGCAGGGCAAACTGAAAAAAGAGGCCCTCGGGACGGCCTGGTCCCCCGAACTCGTTCAGAACCGAGACCTGATCGGCAGCGTCGACAAAGAGGGGATCAAGAGCGTCGCCTTCAAAGCGGAATTCGACGAAAGCAGCGCGCTTGCGAACGCCAAAAAAGCGCTCTCATCCAAGAACGTCGACGCCGTCTGTCTCAACGTGCTCTCGACTTCCCAGGGGTTCGGCAGCGACGACAACGCCATCACCTTTATCAGCGAAAAGGGCGAAACCGTGCTGCCGCGCAGCAGCAAGCTCGCCATCTCCCTCAGAGTGCTTGACGAGGCGGAAGCGCTATGA
- the glmU gene encoding bifunctional UDP-N-acetylglucosamine diphosphorylase/glucosamine-1-phosphate N-acetyltransferase GlmU, whose protein sequence is MRTHPLSVIILAAGKGSRMKSQTAKVLHPFSGRPMLYHSIKAAKAISDDVTIVVAHQKEEVIETIGALFDEITFAIQDIEQFPGTGGALMGIKPKNEKVLVLNGDMPLVTAEALKGFLEADADIIMSIFDLEDPSGYGRVVLSDAGVERIVEEKDATPEELTISHVNAGVYCFKRDVLAECLPRLNNHNAQEEYYLTDIIEMARDEHRKVLPLLIDEEHFKGVNSRADLEAADVIMQRRIKSAWMKAGVTMQLADTIYIEESVVFKGECIVENGVRITGTSSIENSLIKAHSVVEDSVMVDSDCGPMAHLRPGSALYGTHIGNFVETKKATLRGVKAGHLSYLGDAEIDEGTNIGAGTITCNYDGKSKYKTKIGKNVFVGSDTQIVAPCEIEDDVMIAAGTTVTGTKIDSGVLVVSRTPMKIVKNFYHKFFGKAES, encoded by the coding sequence ATGCGCACACACCCTCTTTCCGTTATCATTCTCGCCGCCGGCAAAGGGAGCCGGATGAAGTCGCAGACCGCGAAAGTTCTGCACCCTTTCAGCGGCCGCCCGATGCTCTACCACAGCATCAAAGCCGCCAAGGCGATCAGTGATGACGTCACCATCGTCGTCGCCCACCAGAAAGAGGAGGTCATCGAGACCATCGGCGCGCTGTTTGATGAGATCACCTTCGCCATCCAGGATATCGAGCAGTTCCCCGGTACCGGCGGGGCCCTGATGGGGATCAAACCGAAAAACGAAAAGGTGCTTGTGCTCAACGGCGACATGCCCCTCGTCACGGCCGAGGCGCTGAAGGGCTTTCTTGAAGCCGACGCCGACATCATTATGTCCATTTTCGACCTGGAGGACCCCAGCGGTTACGGCCGCGTCGTCCTCTCCGACGCCGGGGTCGAACGGATCGTCGAGGAGAAAGACGCCACCCCCGAGGAGCTCACCATCAGCCACGTCAACGCGGGGGTTTACTGCTTCAAGCGTGACGTCCTGGCCGAGTGTCTCCCCCGTCTGAACAACCATAACGCCCAGGAGGAGTACTACCTCACCGATATCATCGAGATGGCCCGGGACGAACACCGTAAGGTCCTGCCGCTGCTGATCGACGAGGAGCACTTCAAAGGGGTCAACTCCAGGGCCGACCTCGAAGCCGCCGACGTCATCATGCAGCGCCGCATCAAGAGCGCATGGATGAAAGCCGGGGTCACGATGCAGCTCGCCGATACGATCTACATCGAAGAGAGCGTCGTTTTCAAAGGGGAGTGTATCGTTGAAAACGGCGTCCGAATCACGGGAACGAGCAGCATCGAGAACTCCCTTATCAAGGCGCACTCCGTTGTCGAGGATTCGGTCATGGTCGACTCCGACTGCGGGCCGATGGCCCACCTGCGACCCGGCAGCGCGCTCTACGGCACGCATATCGGCAACTTCGTCGAAACGAAAAAGGCGACCCTGCGCGGCGTCAAGGCAGGGCATCTGAGCTACCTCGGCGACGCGGAAATAGACGAAGGCACCAATATCGGCGCGGGCACCATCACCTGCAACTACGACGGCAAATCGAAGTACAAAACGAAAATCGGCAAGAACGTCTTCGTCGGTTCCGACACGCAGATCGTGGCGCCGTGCGAGATCGAAGACGACGTCATGATCGCCGCGGGCACGACGGTCACAGGGACGAAGATCGACTCGGGCGTCCTCGTCGTCAGCCGTACCCCGATGAAGATCGTCAAAAACTTCTACCACAAGTTCTTCGGCAAGGCAGAATCATGA
- a CDS encoding phosphatase PAP2 family protein, with amino-acid sequence MNPKTLIYVLLGIGTALIILLYGPLDIAASQWAYDRRDTWLKPLCVAVSELGVITWWLVGALLLWFYLRYRAGNRYWADRVRFFFAAVAASGLAVIPLKLLFGKARPWMLYDENRYGFEWFAAPNAYGLHGFPSGHTTTAFAVATALALIVPRFAPAFFVGALMVGLSRIGVLFHYPSDVVAGAMLGTISTLLLYNFDKITFKRN; translated from the coding sequence ATGAACCCCAAAACGCTTATCTACGTCCTCTTAGGTATCGGGACCGCCCTGATCATCCTCTTGTACGGGCCGCTGGACATTGCGGCTTCGCAGTGGGCCTACGATCGCCGCGACACCTGGCTCAAACCGCTCTGTGTCGCTGTCAGCGAACTCGGCGTCATCACCTGGTGGCTCGTCGGCGCCCTGCTGCTCTGGTTCTACCTGCGCTACAGGGCCGGCAACCGCTACTGGGCGGACCGGGTGCGTTTCTTTTTCGCCGCCGTCGCCGCCAGCGGCCTGGCCGTCATCCCCCTGAAGCTGCTGTTCGGCAAGGCGCGCCCCTGGATGCTCTATGACGAAAACCGCTACGGATTCGAATGGTTTGCTGCTCCCAACGCCTACGGGCTGCACGGCTTCCCCTCCGGGCATACGACAACGGCCTTTGCCGTCGCGACGGCCCTGGCGCTGATCGTCCCGCGTTTCGCCCCGGCCTTCTTTGTCGGGGCCCTGATGGTGGGGCTTTCGCGCATCGGCGTGCTCTTCCACTACCCCAGTGACGTCGTCGCCGGGGCGATGCTCGGAACGATTAGCACCCTGCTGCTCTATAATTTCGATAAAATTACATTCAAACGAAACTGA
- a CDS encoding glycosyltransferase family 39 protein gives MNLLRAHKPLWALIALLTLLRLAVIGRFGLGVDEAHYVLYGLYPALSYFDHPPLVGWTEWFFTALMGVNEFAARVPAVLIGAAATALVYFWLLRIFASERLALWGAAALNASFLFNALFMMLMPDTLLFLFLIPIMATVMRIETENRTGDWLLLGVLLGLSGLSKYTAVLFAPALILYIAARRRWDLFLTPKFLASVLIAAAVVSPVVLWNMQNGWISFAYQSAHVAGSGGISFTAFAQSLGAQFGAYSPLLFPLAFYGLYRALKSPQKPPLFLSGIVGLTVMVFFTYNSFFARALPHWTALFYMLFVPIGTVMLLQQSIGWRRYAKGAVTISGLLVLVLYAELRSPFIPLPDYKSLHRDLYGWDTIMRHAAGQITDPVRQAAAVTNWSLASRALYYGRPYGIDTYLVDNRYDQFDLWQPEAPEGKDLLFITTHDFKKGITPAMRCASTEQAETFDLDLNGRKVNTVTLTWCRDFKGVQ, from the coding sequence GTGAATCTTTTGCGCGCGCATAAGCCCCTCTGGGCCCTCATTGCCCTCCTCACCCTGTTGCGGCTTGCCGTGATTGGCCGTTTCGGCCTCGGCGTCGATGAGGCGCACTACGTCCTCTACGGCCTCTACCCGGCACTGAGCTATTTCGACCATCCGCCGCTGGTGGGGTGGACGGAGTGGTTCTTTACCGCGCTGATGGGCGTCAACGAGTTCGCGGCGCGCGTGCCGGCGGTCCTGATCGGCGCTGCCGCGACGGCGCTCGTCTATTTCTGGCTCCTGCGCATCTTTGCCTCGGAGCGCCTCGCGCTGTGGGGAGCCGCGGCCCTCAATGCATCGTTCCTTTTCAATGCGCTTTTCATGATGCTGATGCCCGACACCCTGCTCTTTTTGTTCCTGATCCCTATCATGGCCACCGTCATGCGGATCGAAACGGAAAACCGTACGGGTGACTGGCTGTTGCTGGGAGTATTGCTGGGGCTCTCGGGGCTCTCCAAGTACACAGCCGTCCTCTTCGCCCCCGCGCTGATCCTCTACATTGCCGCCCGGCGCCGCTGGGACCTTTTCCTGACGCCGAAGTTCCTTGCATCGGTGCTGATTGCCGCGGCGGTTGTCAGCCCGGTAGTGCTGTGGAATATGCAAAACGGCTGGATCAGCTTCGCCTACCAGAGTGCGCATGTCGCCGGTTCGGGCGGGATCAGTTTCACCGCCTTTGCCCAGTCGCTGGGGGCGCAGTTCGGCGCCTACAGCCCCCTGCTCTTCCCGCTAGCGTTCTACGGCCTCTACCGGGCATTGAAAAGCCCCCAGAAGCCGCCGCTCTTCCTCTCGGGCATCGTCGGGCTCACTGTGATGGTTTTTTTCACCTACAACAGTTTCTTCGCCCGCGCACTCCCCCACTGGACGGCGCTCTTTTACATGCTCTTCGTCCCCATCGGAACCGTCATGCTGCTGCAGCAGAGTATAGGGTGGCGGCGTTATGCGAAAGGTGCCGTTACAATCTCCGGCCTCCTCGTATTGGTACTCTACGCCGAGCTGCGTTCGCCCTTTATCCCCCTGCCTGATTACAAGTCCCTGCACCGCGACCTTTACGGATGGGACACCATTATGCGGCATGCTGCCGGGCAGATTACGGACCCCGTACGCCAGGCGGCGGCGGTCACCAACTGGTCGCTTGCATCGCGCGCGCTCTACTACGGCCGTCCCTACGGCATCGACACCTACCTTGTCGACAACCGCTATGACCAGTTCGACCTCTGGCAGCCCGAAGCGCCCGAGGGCAAAGATCTGCTCTTCATCACGACCCATGATTTCAAAAAAGGGATCACCCCCGCCATGCGGTGCGCATCCACCGAGCAGGCGGAGACCTTCGACCTCGATCTGAACGGCCGCAAGGTCAACACCGTCACGCTCACCTGGTGCCGCGACTTCAAAGGAGTCCAATGA